ATTTCTTTCACAGTTATTGTCCATAAATGTCAGTTACATGATTATACAgtgattgtgccagccctaataAGAATACAATGATTCATAATGATATAACTGTCTGGCTATCTTCTTGGTGTGAAAACGAAACCCCCGTTCAATTATTTAAAGCCATGCTCAAGTTGAACATACATGGGAAAGCCAGGGACTAGAGTTTGTATCACAGTGTAGCAATTTTAACATGCATTTCATTGTTTTCCATACAATCAAAACTAACCACTTTTTTCTCCTGACATTTGTTTTTGCAACCATCATAGAGACAATGAAGACACTGAGTAACAAGCATTGATATAGGCTCTGTTTTACTGCCACTCTGTGGCTGGGTTTGAGAAGCGCAGATGCAATGGAATTGTCTTCGATGATAATTCCATAGTTTTTGCTTCAAATTGTTATTTTAGTTATTAAAACTCATCCAGACCCATCATATCATCAGATAATATGAACATTATATGAAGATTACAATAAACAGAAAAGTTCAATGCAAATTAAGGTGACATGTAGGCAtaaccttaaagggatagttcacccaaattacaaaatgcaaTCCatactttggtttagtttccctggcagtATCTATCAAGGGACAGATATTAGCATTTTTCTtgaatcatgtccaaatcatctgaAAGTATCTAAAATTGATTGTAAAGCTCAAAGTCACAGtagatgatttgaacatgatgtGTAAAAAATGAtaatatcggtcccatgacttgaTTGGGATTGGTGCCACAATGCTAACAattgccagggaaactaaaccaaagcctGGACTGTCATACTTTGTCCATTGACTGCTTACAGAGCAAGTTAACCAATATGTAATTTGGGTGAAGTATCCCTTTTAATATGACAACAGGCTGTGTGATCTTTTCTTTCCTCTCAGGAAATGATGATTTCCTATAGATGCTACCACACCATAAATACTACCATACTGAATATGTGTCAGTGCTATTGAAAGAGATGTCAAGTTTCAGTATCATAGAGCATGTTTCTGTTTACCACGGGGCTATCAGCAAGGCCACTACTGAGAGGATCCTGGGTGCAGTGGGGAGAGATGGGAGTTATCTACTCCGAGACAGTGAGAGTATGCCCAACACCTACTGCCTATGTGTTCTGTGAGTACCTCAACAGTATTGTTGATCCATTGTATGTTTTTGACCTAACATCATGTGACCATAAATATTTTAAACATGTAGGTTTAGTTATTGCCATTTTGATTGACTTATGCTATGAATTCACATTTGCATCAATGCTGTTTTGATGGAAATGTACTTAGAATACTAATTTCTCAGCAAGGCGGTGGATAACAATGTTACAGAATGAATCATCAGATGGATGATATGACATGCATATTTGTATGACACACACCTGTGTTTCCATCTTTCTGATTCATGCTCATACAGACTggttgttccatttcatttgtctCCAATTTACACAGACTATAGAATACCATAAATACTGGACTGTAATGTACAGTACGATTAAACAAAAAATAACTCCGCATTGAAATGCTGTAATCATGTTTTTCTGCTATTTTCACGGAAAGATGCAAAGGTGTTGTCTATACCTACAGAGTTTTCCAAATCAATGAGGGGTCCTGGACAGTTGAGGTGAGTAAAGAGAAGAAACAGTAATGTTATCAATATCCATTGATTAATAGTAGATTACCGCATGGACACACATGAATTGCTACAATATActgcacattcacacacattttCTTACATTCTAATTATAGAAAGCACTTCCCTTAAGAAATGTGGCCTCAAAACACTAGATACAAAATTATAAAATGGTATTGTATTATTGATATTTAGTAGACCAACCAACCAGGAAAAAGTGCTTGCTTTTAATTGATTTAATTGATTTTTACTTGTTACAGGCTCTCATACATGCTAGATCAAACAATGATGCAATGATAAACAAAGTTAGGCCAGATGCTTGTGGCCCGGCCTACACCTaacgacttaaaaaaaaaatacagtactagtcaaaagtttggacacgcctactcattcaagggtttttctttatttgtactattttctacattgtagaataatagtgaagacatcaaaactatgaaataacacatatggaatcatgtagtaaccaaaaaagtgtgccaaagaatgccaagagtgtgcaaagttgtcatcaaggcaaagggaggcaactttgaagaatctcaaatataaaatatattttgatttgtttaaaaatgttttggttactacatgattccatatgtgttatttcatagttttgatgtcttcactattattctacaatgtagaaaacagtaaaaataaagaaaaaccattgaatgagtaggtgtgtccaaacttttgactggtactgtatgagcaaaaaatatgacATTTTATTTAGAATggtaagccagacaaaattaaacgggcctatttatataatgaatatgaattcggagggcagacattattaaatattaaagtatTAGACCTctctaaaggcttcagtcatacaaaagctaTACTTAAAACCAAACTGGTGCTCTAGCAGAATGGCTCACCccgtgttcaagaatggccttttgcccttcgagtggcacagtggtctaagacactgcatctcagtgcaagaggcgcccttcgagtggcacagtggtctaagacactgcacctcagtgcaagggagtcccatagtgcggtgcacaattggcccagcgtcacccgggtaggcagtcattgtaaataagaatttgttcttaactgacttgcctagttaaataaaggtaaaatatttttattt
The DNA window shown above is from Salmo salar chromosome ssa13, Ssal_v3.1, whole genome shotgun sequence and carries:
- the LOC106567801 gene encoding SH2 domain-containing protein 1A isoform X3 → MLPHHKYYHTEYVSVLLKEMSSFSIIEHVSVYHGAISKATTERILGAVGRDGSYLLRDSESMPNTYCLCVLVFQINEGSWTVETNPGVQTRLFRKIRNLIAAFGNPNQGLEMPLLYPVENQHTDLQ
- the LOC106567801 gene encoding SH2 domain-containing protein 1A isoform X2; this encodes MLPHHKYYHTEYVSVLLKEMSSFSIIEHVSVYHGAISKATTERILGAVGRDGSYLLRDSESMPNTYCLCVLCKGVVYTYRVFQINEGSWTVETNPGVQTRLFRKIRNLIAAFGNPNQGLEMPLLYPVENQHTDLQ